The DNA window CTTAGTTAGTTTACGACTTTGCGTAGTAAACGAGCTTTCCTTGTACTGATCAAAAAGAgatttttgacttgactttccctattttttaaaaacaaagtaacAAACTATAGTGAGCATAAGTGATGCagataatgaatgaatatgtAAAAcactcaatttaaaataaaaatgactacATTGTCAActtaccgtgtttttccatgcataatgcgcccccgtgcataatacgcaccctaaaaatggcatgtcgatgctggaaaaaagcctgtacccatgtatagtacgcacccaaattttgactcttacttaagtctgtaaacgtaaaattatttcagaaaaaagatcatctttgggaacaaccggatgttattctgccggtcagtatcactgcgcgtgcggtagcaaactcgatagcgaagaaatgtttcggatttgtgtagggtacattgtgacagcaaacgagcaggtgatcgagcaagtgtctgatacgagagcattgtgttcgtatggagcgtgtttgaagtgaacagcagagaagaaaggaacaaggcaaagtgttgtgaaataaaatattacctgtaatacgcattttgttatttgctgattgaaactgctaattaaactgtgaattgaaactaataggtagagaactgaactctcgctctttatatagctaacgtgtcttgcgcatccggtctgcgcatactgtcatggcggcctccgtatgatatccggtctgcgatggagattaaaaaacaaacaatatttgacaataacacaccatcaaggattgcaccatcgcatcaaacgatgtgtcgtcaattatgaattttactgactaagtgtgttgggcaggatggctgaatgcgatgcgcgattgacaacaaacaagaagaaaggtgtgatttcaagttttatttcgagggagattttcttcaaaaattgttgtacccatgcataatgcacaccccagattttaggacaataaattagttaaattttgcgcattatgcatggtaAAACACGGTAATCAATACATAATAATATGGTATTGGTGCTGGGAAATTAATCAAAATCTAATTGTGATTTCAGTTTTGCTTTGGACATCATACAATAATTCTAATCATAAAAACATTCtaatcaaagaaaaacaatacatGTGCCACAGTGTGGATTTTAAAGTTCCTGCACTGTGAAAGCACCCTGAATGCACCATGTTGCTCGAGCAGCAAGCGTGCGATGTGTGTTATTCCGCATGTTTCACCATACACAACGTAATATTGCATCCAAAGGATGAAATCAACATTCACGGCCAATCAACATTCACTGGGCCGTGAGGTCACGTGTTGTCGAGTAGCATTGATCTGAGAGCTGTGGAGATAAAGCTGCAGGGGTGAAACTAAATCCCTCAAAAGTGCACAGTGTTGGATAACAAATCCTTTGGGGTTGCTAATGTGAttgcgtgtgcatgtgatataagaatacattttaatcatttatgATGCtctacttatttatttttttgataataacaataatacatATTTTGTTTCTAATTGCTTTTGAGTAGTGTTTCAAGGTCAAAAAGAAGGACTTATTTTTAGACGTGAATTGTTTGGGTTTGACCAGCGTTCTGTTGCTAATACGTTAACGCACGCTGTACGGAAACTGAATGTGAAATAACAAGTATCAAAaatcttttgaaaaattacaaaaaaaatcgcaACTTAAATCCACAAAATTTGAGAACGGTCCGTTGATGTTTTGTGCTCAATGTTAATATTCTTTTAGTATAAACTGTAGTTCATGTATCCGCTAATTTTATACTCCAACCTATGAATAGTTTgaacattcacaaaaaaaaaaaaaacaatgaaattgGCTGAGATGGACtaataaacattttgagtTGTTCAATATGTGTATAATCAAATTTAAAGCTAGGTGGGACAGAGAACAAAAAAGCAAGTGGCACAGATTCGGTGGAATTGGCCagacaatataaaaatataaaatagcgTAACacaatatatgtatgtatgaataTATTGTATGTACATTTCTATATTGATTAAAGCAATTCAGATGTGCTCTATCAGAACTCTGTATCAGCACCATACTTAGAATCAAAGACTTGGACTTGGTGCCACAAAACTGTGTGATTGAACATCCTTAAAATATCGTTTTTCTAGAAAACAAAACCCTGAATAATCTATTATTCTGAAATgcttatatttttatttttaaaaaatatacattatttGTTGTGCAGCATGGTGGTACACTGcttagcatgtccgcctcacagttcagagggtgcgggtttgattcctcccccagccctccctgtgtggagtttgcatgttttccccgTGCCTGAGTGGGTTTTTTCCAGGTcttccagtttcctcccacatcccaaaaacatgcctgataggccgattgagcactccaaattgcccctaagtgtgagtgcagatggttgttcgtctctctgtgccctgcgattggctggcaaccagttcagggtgtcccctgcctactgcccgatgacagctgggataggctccagcatgcccgcgacccctgtggggactagcggtacagataatggatggatggacattttAACTTACATAGTGCTGTTTTACTGTGCACTAGTGATGATTTTAAACTATTCATAACATGTTTTgacattattataatttttaatGGAAATTGCTTGACAATATTTTACATCCTCATTATGAAACAGATATTCTGGATctatattttctttccttaaTCACATTTTGAGCTGTGCATCTTTTACAAAACGTATgtatgaaacaaacaaatgaattgaATGACTTGATTTGAGCTCTTCTTGGATGTTGTGACTGACTTGTGCAAAAGTccctaatgttgtggccatTTTACtgcatcgcaaagagccattACATTCTTTTATGGATTTCCGCTCAAGTGTAGCCCCGTGGTGATGATGTCTGCATCCCACTCACACTCGTGTGTTTCATGCATCATCACAATCACTTCCCAGCATCAGCCTGCGTGTACAAAGGCGCCAATCAGGATCAGGGCGTGGGCCTCCACAGCACCGCAAGGCCACAGCAGGCAACAACACCACACTAGAAAGCATATCCACCACCTCTAACATACAAAATGCGCCATTTTACCGCATGTTGCATTGGATTGACGCGCAAGCCTGCAGGCAGAAAacttcccctccctccccccgcGCCACGCAGCATCCAGCGCAATTTCTTACCTGCAGCCCGGGGGAGAGAGGGAGTGGAACGTGTTGAGGGAGAACATCTCAGCCCGGTCCGCCATCTTCTCTGACTCGAGAGCCCACTATATCGTGGAGACGATAACGGAAGGGAAACGGCAGTCCATCCACGGCAAGGGCGTTCGTAGGGGCTTTATTTCTCCTttttgccccccaccccaccccactcTCTCCGTCTTGTTCAGTCGTGGATGTTGCGCGTGCAGCAGGAGACGAGCATCCACGCAGAgggcagggagggaggaaggggagCTCCGTCTCGGTTTAAATAATCTGCATGGGAACAAAGGACAGTATTCCGAATTATGATCCAATATGTCAGACAAGGTGTCTCCGCTGTGTGGCGAGGATGACGATGACGAGGGTGGAGAGGTTGAAGATGCTGCGGGTGACACACGACGGAAGCTCGCAAGCAGCAGTGCGGAGACGGGCGGGGGGCAGGATGGGGGACGGATAGCGTCATTTAAACCGAGTGGGATGCACGCAGGGAGTGGAGGGATAGTCCACAAGCAGTGACGTCACCGAAGGAAAAAAGCCtcgattttaaaaaaatcatagctGAATGTTATTTCCAACATGCagtccaaagaaaaaaaatatttattattattatttgtcattattatttaaaaaataataagtaTTGTTTCACGTGAAATGCAGCAATCTCTATCATTGGTTCCATCAACATCCCTAGTAGTAGCAGTAAGAAGTCAGAAATGACCACCAAATAGCAATGTTGACATTATGAATTAcagttaaaattattttacattcaTGTTTAAATTGCAGGGCGGCAGTGCACTGGTGAGCACGTCCagctcacagttcagaggtgcaggGATAGATTCCGACttcggccttcctgtgtggagtttgcatgtcctCCCCTTCACCCCCCTGCATTTCTTCCCAGTACTCTGTTTAAATTACtttaaaagtttaaattaaattgaatgtTTAAATTAATTGTGGTTCAAATTACTTCACAGATTactcaaaaatgtcatttaatctTTATTAAAACACTTGCACTGAGTTGTCGTTGCAGCAACTCGCGTCCTCTCGCGTTTAATACATAAAACAAGTCAAGtctaatttatttattggtaCTTGCCACAATGTAAGCAGGTTCGATTAAGAGACTGTGTTGGGTGGTCTTGTGCAGAACATGACACCagcatttcacaaaattgcaattttattGCCATTCAACTCCCTGACAtgggaataaaaaatattcatatcaTTACACAGCGGCAAGGCAAAATATGTGACAATTTGTGTACGGAAATATTTGCCACTTCCCGTCACCTATGTTAAATTTCGagcttttttatatattactTTAATGGAGGCATTCGGAAGGATGTTGTGCGGGGAATAACATCCAGTCAGCCATGATCCAATCAGAATGTTTATTTCCATCGCCACGTTGGAATGTTGACTTCAAACGACTTTCTCTGCAATTTCGAAGGGACCCAGTGTGACATCACCTCTCCATTCATAAACTGAAAATAGAATCGGTGTATCACATATCAATATCAAACACTTCCAAGTCAAACTGAAATACATACCTTGATCTGATTTCACTGAACGGCTCTTTCTTCCACCCTGTGTACTGCTACTAGTTGAGCTGGTTACGGTCCAAGTAGTGCTTGCGCCACTTTGTCCGGGACCAGTGGGGTTCCAAGTAACAGTTTGTTTGTCTGGTTCGTCTTTGCCTCTTCCAGTCTTTTGCCAGGTGCCCGTTCCAGGGGTTCCTCCACCAATCCTAGTGACAGTAGCCCAGGAAGTGCCTGTGTTGGTACTTCCAGTGAAGCCAGTGGTCCAGGTTTGTTCCCTTGGTTGATTTCCTCCACCGCCACCGTCATTGCCACCGCCACTTCCACTACTTCCGCCGCCACCTGTTTGAGAGCCGCCTCCACGACCGGTGGTCCAGCCGCCTCCTGTTTGAGAGCCGCCTCCACCACCGGTGGTCCAGCCAATGCCTCCTGTTTGAGACTCGCCTCCTGTTTGAGAGCCGCCTCCACGACCAGTGGTCCAGCCGCCTCCTGTTTGAGAGCTGCCTCCACCACCGGTGGTGGTCCAGCCGCCTCCTGTTCGAGAGCCGCCTCCACCACCGGTGGTCCAGCCAATGCCTCCAGTTTGAGAGTCGCCTCCTGTTCGAGAGCCGCCTCCACCACCGGTGGTCCAGCCGCCTCCTGTTCGAGAGCCACCTCCTGTTTCAGAGCCGCCTCCACCACCGGTGGTCCAGCCAATGCCTCCTGTTTGAGAACCGCCTCCACCACCGGTGGTCCAGCCAATGCCTCCAGTTTGAGAGTCGCCTCCTGTTCGAGAGCCGCCTCCACCACCGGTGGTCCAGCCGCCTCCTGTTCGAGAGCCACCTCCTGTTTCAGAGCCGCCTCCACCACCGGTGGTCCAGCCAATGCCTCCTGTTTGAGAACCGCCTCCACCACCGGTGGTCCAGCCAATGCCTCCAGTTTGAGAGTCGCCTCCTGTTCGAGAGCCGCCTCCACCACCGGTGGTCCAGCCGCCTCCTGTTCGAGAGCCACCTCCTGTTTCAGAGCCGCCTCCACCACTGGTGGTCCAGCCAATGCCTCCTGTTTGAGAACCGCCTCCACCACCGGTGGTCCAGTCAATGCCTCCAGTTTGAGAGTCGCCTCCTGTTCGAGAGCCGCCTCCACCACCGGTGGTCCAGCCAATGCCTCCAGTTTGAGAGTCGCCTCCTGTTCGAGAGCCGCCTCCACCACTGGTGGTCCAGCCGGCTCCTGTTTGAGAGCCGCTTCCACCACCGGTGGTCCAGCCAATGCCTCCTGTTTGAGGGTCGCCTCCTGTTTGAGAGCCGCCTCCACCACCGGTGGTCCAGCCGCCTCCTGTTCGAGAGCCACCTCCTGTTTGAGAGCCGCCTCCACCACCGGTGGTCCAGCCAATGCCTCCTGTTTGAGGGTCGCCTCCTGTTTGAGAGCCGCCTCCACCACCGGTGGTCCAGCCGCCTCCTGTTCGAGAGCCACCTCCTGTTTGAGAGCCGCCTCCACCACCGGTGGTCCAGCCAATGCCTCCTGTTTGAGAGCCACCTCCTGTTTGAGAGCCGCCTCCACCACCGGTGGTCCAGCCGCCTCCTGTTTGAGAGCTGCCTCCACCACCGGTGGTCCAGCCAATGCCTCCAGTTTGAGAGTCGCCTCCTGTTCGAGAGCCACCTCCTGTTTCAGAGCCGCCTCCACCACCGGTGGTCCAGCCAATGCCTCCTGTTTGAGAGCCGCCTCCTGTTCGAGAGCCGCCTCCACCACCGGTGGTCCAGCCGCCTCCTGTTCGAGAGCCACCACCTGTTTGAGAGCCGCCTCCACCACCGATGGTCCAGCCAATGCCTCCTGTTTGAGAGTCGCCTCCTCCGCCGAGGTTATTTTGACTGCCCTTATGAAGGTCACCAGGGTTCCAAGGGTTGCCTGGTTGTTGATTTCCACCAAGGGCATTACAGGAGGAGCATGCTGAATCCACGCCACTGGCCTCCCTCCAGCTGCACCAGGAAATAAAAGCAGTCAATGAGTGAGAATAGTatggaaaatatttctttcagTAGTTCCATTCTTCAAGTGAAATTCACACATTTCGCCCTGTTCATTCACAATGAATGATATTATTTCTTTGAAACATAATAATTGTAGTTTACAGCTTCCTAAAATGCGCAATTCACCAtctcatgaaatgaaaatagtcACATTAAACACCCACTATTTGCTGAGTTAAGTTTACTGCCACCATTCTGTACTtctattgctttttttaagttgCGTAACTTGTATCTCAAGACACGACTGTACTGTATCTTTGACACCGCTTACTACTTTCCTGTTAATCAGGACTTTGGTGTCATCTTGTGGCCTTCTAGagtgatacaaaaaaatgggaaTATGGTGAATTGATGAGGTCTTCAGCTTTGAGCTGAGGATTTCCAGGtttccacaaaaaaatatgaatacagTACAGTGAACCCCCACTTTTCAAGGAAACCAGGGAATATTTTATGGattaaattattcatttacctatttgaaattattgttatttattattattgtttatggaatttattaatgtattgtttattaatttattttttattaattattatttacgGAATTGTTGAAACATTTATGAGAAATTTCTACACTAGAAAATTTTAACTATAATTTAACATGACTATAATTTCGATATAATTTAATCTAAATTACGAAAAGGCACCTGTTTGACGGTGTCTTCCTCTCTCATCACTCACCCGTTCTGTATGTGGGAGCAGGCCCTGTGTTCAGGATCAATGTCGTGGCCGTTCGACGTGGCTCTCAAGTGGCAGGTAATGTAAAGCTGTCGGAAGCATCGATGGATGTTTAGTTCCGCCTCTAAAAATCCAGTAGCGCTGTTTTGAAGAGGCGCTAACCATGCCGCTGTCTGCACCCTGGAACCTGAATGCCTCAAACTGGAACTGGAGCATGTTCTCTGTTGTTCGTTGCATGAACCTGGACTCTGCGCCTGTGATCCTCGCGTCAATTAAACACCTGCGTGCAAGCGAAGCTGAGTCAAGAGGAAATTACAGTCCCCTGAGTTCAAGAGGTTAAGGGGTAGGGTTCTTGAATGATGACTGGTATGTTTAATTTGTGTCTTTGGGTTGCAAGTATTATGGTTCCTCACCCCTGTTCAAGGAAGGTATATCTGGGGCTGGAATTCATATCGGGCGAGAGGGTAGCCGTGCAGCTTTCCACAAAAACGCGTAGGGGCACGTGGTGGTACTGCCTGACGGAGGCCTCGATACGGATCATGTCTCCCAGGTAGTACTGGTAACGAGGCCTCTCGTACATCCAGTCGTCTGTGAGGGGTGATCAAATTAGGTCAACGTGTCGAAAGCCGACAGGGTAatggaaaaggaaaacagaTGCGGTACTCACCGGTCCTCAGGGTAAGAGTGAAGTATAAGAACTCCTCTGCAACCCTGACTGCAGAGAATGGTATCCATTGTGGGTCGAGTGGGAGGCTGCTCACGTTGTGGTGCCTGAAGGTTTAAACAGGGGGTCAAAGCTGGGATAGGACTacgacttttgtttgtttaaaaatgaccCATTTTGGAGTTGTTTTGCTGTGTTGCACTTTGTAGTTggttgaaatgtttgtttcttaGATAGAGTTATtgtgcaacaaaatattttcaggaTGATGGTGGCAAAACAGTCGAAGGGTTCTGGGTCCAATTGCTTAGTTGGGTTCTTTCCGGGTAGCCAAACGTCTTTCACGTCCCCCAAAACCATACAgtttatgtttttgaaaacTATGCTTTGTGTAAATATAAGTGTAAAGGCTTGTTTGTCTACGTCTGTCCTGGTTTTACCATACCTCCAACTCACAGTCAGCTGGAGAAACGAAAGCAAAGAGCAACATTTTGGAACATGCCTGAATAAAAGGTGCAATTCTGCACTTCATTATTTACGCTCACATTGAAACACAGTTTTGATTGTTTCCATCTTTCCATCATTCCCCCTGTGAATGATGCCAGGATTTCCccaagaaaataatgtatcACCTTGGGTAGTGACATTCCACAATCACGGCAGCTTCGTTGGTCCTCACAACAGGGGATTCACCCAGCCTTGTGGGGTTATAGTTGAGAGAAAAAGTGTAGATGAGAGCATCATCTGTCGTCTGCAGAAGGGGCACAAAAGTGAGacaatgtaccgtaattttcggactataagtcgctcctgagtataagtcgcccccccacccaaactatgaaaaataaacgcgacttatagtccgaaaattacggtagtattGAAAGGAAGGACGCTTGTTTGGCTTACTCGCGAAATGCTGCCGCAGTCTTGCAGCTCAGGCTGGAATATCAGCACATGGGCTTGAGTGTCCTCAGCCACTGGGCCACAAGGACCCAGCGTCAGGTCAGAGGGCTTGATGAACTGGCCTATTCCAAAAAAGTCCAACTGGACCTCCACGCGCGCTTGCCTCTCTCCGCACTCCACTGATACGGTTGCTGCAGGGACGGGGTGCCTGAGCTCGAAATCGGGCACAGGCGCGACCGGATTCGTGGGCCCTTCAGGGTAGCTCCAGGTGAGCGGCCTCTCAAGTACATGCTTGGCCTGTTGCTGATCATGGGGCACCTGATATCCGACGCAGACGCTGCCGAGCAGGGCCAGTGCCGCAAGGCACGCAGCGGTGTGCTTCATTCTCATGGACCCACAGCAAACAGTGATCCCCACCAGATGCTGTAAGGACAAGAGGCGCGCTTTCCTGTTTTTATAAGCACGCCTTGTATTTGCCTCCCATGACAGCAGATAACGGAGGGTGTCAGCCAATCCAGCTGCGTGGCGCTGCGTTTCGATTGTGATGCTGATCTCTGCTTGGCTTGGAATTGAAATCGTGCCAGTCAGTTGCATAACGCTAGAAAGTGGTCGTAGACAAATCTTGACAAATGATTAAACCAGAACCCAAAGTAGTAATGGGTATGAATAATAATGTACTGAGAAGATGGCGGTCACCAAAAGGTTATGTTGACAGTGGGTTAGGGCCACCTGCCCTCCACAGAACATGCCACACACTGCCTTTTGCCAAAGTACATTTGTGCCAATCGATGTTGAACTCCAGCCCTATAAAGTAAACCCATGAAAGTTAGAAAATGAGAACATCCAAACAGCTTCCCATGTCGTCAGTTTGACATAAAAAGGAAGCACCGTAACAGCGAGAGATCAATTTGGAATTCATTAGCTTTCAGtatcagttttatttttctaaagaaATGTTCAGCAGCACTAGtaatataaaatgaatatttggTGCAACACTTGATCAGTgtgcctagtggtagagtgtccgccctgagactggaaggttgtgggttcaaaccccggccgggtcataccaaagactataaaaatgggacccattgcctccctgcttggcactcagcgttaagggttggaattggggagttagatcgccaaatgattcccgagcgcggcaccgctgctgctcactgctcccctctcccccatcCCCAAtgacacggggatgggttcaatgcagaggacaaatttcaccacacccagatgtgtgtgtgacgatcattgggattttaactttaactttaacaacTGTATTTGTATATTACAATTACAAGGAAAACATTCAGTACAGGAAATACGTAGTGTTACAGTACTCAAATGAGCAGCTTGGATGCTTTGATTTGAAGGAGTCTTTCTTGGAAGAAATCCAGGGTATAAGATTCACCCTTTTAAGACACTATTTAAATTACGTTGATTGGAGAGAGGCCTCAAACAAGCCAATGATAGTGTTTGGGTGGAATTACCCTTTTTAAAGCACACCCACAGCCCTTGTGTGGACAATTGCCCGACAACGGACGGATGGAATGATTGCCAAGTCAGCTGAATTGCATAACTAGTGAATGCTTttgacaacaaataaaaactagCCAAACAGCATTCATACCAAAGTGGGGCATCTAGTGATCGCAGTTATGTCAAAGTGTGATTGAATTCGGAAATATTGTACTCCACAATTCCATCTGTGGCACAATGGGCTTGGAGATAagagtgtttattttgtcaaagCTTGGTGAACGCAGATAGCGTGACCCTTGCAGTCACCGGTCATCCAGACCTGCCGAAGGTTTATATTATGTAATTTCTCAAAAACATGATGGCATTGGATTTATATGTTGAGTGATTGTCCAGGGGGTCGACGCCAAGTGTCATATATTCATGTCTACTAACGATTgtgtcgatttttttcaacctaaATTCAGCATCGTTTGGCTCTCGTTGTGCTATGATGTCAACATGACCCACGCCTTATAAAATCATCCAGTGCGTGCGCGCTGCAACACTAAATGGCCATGAAGTTTGTCGGTCCCCTCGCACTCGACCTGCTGCTGTTCTGTGTAGCCGTGGCTCAAAAGTCCACCATGCAGTGGCCTCAGGTACCCTCCAAACTAGGGGCCTCAGACTTATTTTGTGAGGTGGAGCCACACCAAAAGATACGATGTGGGCCTGTCGGTATCTCGTCTACTGAGCGTAAAGCCATCAACTGCTGCTATGATTCAAACATGCGCTACTACGGCAGACATGGTAGGTCAAATCTCTTCTGTCTGGACTTCCGTTTCCTTGCTAAGTTGCTGTTAATTGCTTTTTCCATGGTTCTATATTTGGCAATTTACCCATTTGCAGATTTTATTGGGGAAAACTTTTGTGGTTTTTGTTATTTGGTTATCTGGTGTCATTGTGGAATGATAGAAGTTGGTGGTCAGTTGAAAGATTATAAACACTATCTTGAGATCTGTAGGACCCGAATTACTAGTTTTTCAGAATTCGAGCTGATTTGAGTATGTGCTTCTCTTCTCCCCATGCACTCACTGGTTACAAGTCCGTCATCAGACTCCATTTGTAAATCACCGACAGGGACAATTAATGATTTTTAAGAGGACTTAATATGGAAATGACTTTTCCATGGCCTGTATCCAAATAGTTGGGTCTCTTGATTAATCTCGATTAATGgtacacaatacacacatCGACACAAGCAGACTTGGAGAGAAGCAACTACTTTAGCTAGAATGACGTATGCTTTGCTATGATATAAACAAAGTGACCAGCTAAACGTTCAGGCACTTTTTACGACTTTATTTCCAGGCCTTTCTACTGGAATACACCAGAAAGTCCACAACAAGATCTCATCAACATCTCGCAATTTCTTGGTCGTATTTTGAGATTATCATGGTTATCCATCCCGACTTGTCGCGTCAGGTGACGTTTGTCGTCTCTGACGATTGGTGATGACGTCAGATATGTGTCACCACTCGTCGgggaaacattttcaaacactCCGCCTTCAAATTTGATGACAAGGGTGACGCGTTTGAACGATGGCGAGGTGACAGAATGAGACACCTGaattttgagttttgtttttagttacGTATGCATTCATGAAGTCAAGCAGGGCTCTGGGATTTCTGCTGTGTAGATGTGGTATTttattcttaatttttttaagacaACATGTTTGAACCCCTCGAGACTCTGCTGAAATATGAGACTCCAGTTTTAATCAGTAAAACTACAGATAAAAAGAGTACGAAGGTAAGTTTGGCAACGCTAGTTCACGCTAACATTCAATAAATTAGAGGTCGGAAATACTTTCATTAGTGCTCTCAATGAGCAAGACATAAATATCATCGTTGAATAATCACATTTTGAATAATCACATTTCAGATGACTGGTGGTTTCTGccatcaaacaaacaacaataagatatataattaatatatttatttattgacagCGCAGCATCCAAGTGgagcacatctgcctcacagccGACAgattctgggtttgaatctgtGATTAGGTTTTCTCTGAGTACTCCGCTTTCTTCCCACGTTCCAAAATCATGCATGATAGCTTCATTGtacaggattaaaaaaaatatattcaactgaatatatttcatgttttaaagGTTGCcaatttcatttgtatttagttGCGCAATTTGTTTATCACTTCAGGGAGTCTTTGTACCTCATTTTGTGACTCACTGAGCACCTGTCACATCGAATGATTTTTAGAAAGTGCTATACATAAAACTGTTCGTGTAAAcatgacaattaaaaaatgtcaagacaGCActcaaagaaacacaaaatttCCAGGTATTGTAATGTGATATTTTTTACAGGGGGGCCGTCCTTTTAAAGTCAGCAACCAAGCGCATGCCGACTCCCCGGTGCCTCCACCCCCTAAAGTTAAATCCTCTGCAGCTGAAGCCCCAAGGCAACAAAATGATGACATACTTAACCTCATCTTTCCACCCAGGTATACCCGCCCCCTTCCCTGCTTTCCATGTCGTGTCACTTGACTAATTCAGCCTTCCTTAATCTTTCATTGTTTTATCATGCCAGGGAATGGCTGGAGGGAAACCAGCTGTGGGTGCAGCAAGTGTCCAGCGCGCCGTGCACCAGAGCGGACGTGGTGAACCTCGAGGAGCTCCTGGACAGGAAACTGCAGCAACGAAGGGCCATAGAGACGGGAATATGCCCTGTTCGAAGAGAGCTCTATACCCAGTGCTTCGGTAAGGAGGCTCTGCAATCCGGAAGATAAGAACCC is part of the Syngnathus acus chromosome 6, fSynAcu1.2, whole genome shotgun sequence genome and encodes:
- the LOC119124314 gene encoding uncharacterized transmembrane protein DDB_G0289901-like isoform X36 — its product is MRMKHTAACLAALALLGSVCVGYQVPHDQQQAKHVLERPLTWSYPEGPTNPVAPVPDFELRHPVPAATVSVECGERQARVEVQLDFFGIGQFIKPSDLTLGPCGPVAEDTQAHVLIFQPELQDCGSISRTTDDALIYTFSLNYNPTRLGESPVVRTNEAAVIVECHYPRHHNVSSLPLDPQWIPFSAVRVAEEFLYFTLTLRTDDWMYERPRYQYYLGDMIRIEASVRQYHHVPLRVFVESCTATLSPDMNSSPRYTFLEQGCLIDARITGAESRFMQRTTENMLQFQFEAFRFQGADSGMLYITCHLRATSNGHDIDPEHRACSHIQNGWREASGVDSACSSCNALGGNQQPGNPWNPGDLHKGSQNNLGGGGDSQTGGIGWTIGGGGGSQTGGGSRTGGGSQTGGIGWTTGGGGGSETGGGSRTGGDSQTGGIGWTTGGGGSSQTGGGWTTGGGGGSQTGGGSQTGGIGWTTGGGGGSQTGGGSRTGGGWTTGGGGGSQTGGGWTTGGGGGSQTGGGWTTGGGGGSRTGGDSQTGGIGWTTGGGGGSQTGGIGWTTGGGGGSETGGGSRTGGGWTTGGGGGSRTGGDSQTGGIGWTTGGGGGSQTGGIGWTTGGGGGSETGGGSRTGGGWTTGGGGGSRTGGDSQTGGIGWTTGGGGGSRTGGGSQTGGESQTGGIGWTTGGGGGSQTGGGWTTGRGGGSQTGGGGSSGSGGGNDGGGGGNQPREQTWTTGFTGSTNTGTSWATVTRIGGGTPGTGTWQKTGRGKDEPDKQTVTWNPTGPGQSGASTTWTVTSSTSSSTQGGRKSRSVKSDQVYEWRGDVTLGPFEIAEKVV
- the LOC119124314 gene encoding fibroin heavy chain-like isoform X16 → MRMKHTAACLAALALLGSVCVGYQVPHDQQQAKHVLERPLTWSYPEGPTNPVAPVPDFELRHPVPAATVSVECGERQARVEVQLDFFGIGQFIKPSDLTLGPCGPVAEDTQAHVLIFQPELQDCGSISRTTDDALIYTFSLNYNPTRLGESPVVRTNEAAVIVECHYPRHHNVSSLPLDPQWIPFSAVRVAEEFLYFTLTLRTDDWMYERPRYQYYLGDMIRIEASVRQYHHVPLRVFVESCTATLSPDMNSSPRYTFLEQGCLIDARITGAESRFMQRTTENMLQFQFEAFRFQGADSGMLYITCHLRATSNGHDIDPEHRACSHIQNGWREASGVDSACSSCNALGGNQQPGNPWNPGDLHKGSQNNLGGGGDSQTGGIGWTIGGGGGSQTGGGSRTGGGWTTGGGGGSRTGGDSQTGGGWTTGGGGGSQTGGGSQTGGIGWTTGGGGGSQTGGGSQTGGDPQTGGIGWTTGGGGGSQTGGGSRTGGGWTTGGGGGSQTGGGSRTGGDSQTGGIGWTTGGGGGSRTGGDSQTGGIDWTTGGGGGSETGGGSRTGGGWTTGGGGGSRTGGDSQTGGIGWTTGGGGGSQTGGIGWTTGGGGGSETGGGSRTGGGWTTGGGGGSRTGGDSQTGGIGWTTGGGGGSQTGGIGWTTGGGGGSETGGGSRTGGGWTTGGGGGSRTGGDSQTGGIGWTTGGGGGSRTGGGSQTGGESQTGGIGWTTGGGGGSQTGGGWTTGRGGGSQTGGGGSSGSGGGNDGGGGGNQPREQTWTTGFTGSTNTGTSWATVTRIGGGTPGTGTWQKTGRGKDEPDKQTVTWNPTGPGQSGASTTWTVTSSTSSSTQGGRKSRSVKSDQVYEWRGDVTLGPFEIAEKVV